A region of Culicoides brevitarsis isolate CSIRO-B50_1 chromosome 1, AGI_CSIRO_Cbre_v1, whole genome shotgun sequence DNA encodes the following proteins:
- the LOC134828131 gene encoding uncharacterized protein LOC134828131 isoform X1: MNIEISKVDMSSAAEVGTMESQKGGSSYYGSSSRHGPVLLKALELILAAICIGLIDDPANNSRVRIFLAPRTIALGYATFGGFIIICGAYILGKVFKDSVPWKVTSLINFVGLCLFLATGACILRDWSDIKTRGYWPPNTTRYSYFMMDLIVTCGSLSIVTAALFILDLLVNVRLGARGEIE; the protein is encoded by the exons ATGAACATAg aaatctCTAAGGTTGATATGAGCAGTGCAGCCGAAGTCGGCACAATGGAATCACAAAAAGGAGGAAGCAGTTATTACGGATCATCGAGCCGTCATGGTCCAGTTTTACTAAAAGCACTTGAGTTG atcTTGGCAGCAATTTGCATCGGTTTGATCGACGACCCCGCCAACAATTCACGCGTCAGAATATTTTTGGCGCCACGAACAATCGCTCTCGGTTACGCCACATTCGGAGGCTTCATCATCATTTGCGGCGCTTACATTTTGGGAAAAGTGTTCAAGGATTC TGTTCCATGGAAAGTCACTTCCCTCATTAATTTCGTCGGATTGTGTCTCTTTTTGGCGACCGGTGCTTGCATCTTGCGCGATTGGTCCGACATTAAGACACGTGGCTACTGGCCACCGAACACCACAAGGTACTCCTATTTCAT GATGGACTTGATTGTGACATGCGGCTCGCTGTCGATCGTCACAGCGGCACTTTTCATCCTGGATTTGCTGGTGAACGTGCGATTGGGAGCCCGCGGCGAAATTGAATAA
- the LOC134828131 gene encoding uncharacterized protein LOC134828131 isoform X2 — MNIEISKVDMSSAAEVGTMESQKGGSSYYGSSSRHGPVLLKALELILAAICIGLIDDPANNSRVRIFLAPRTIALGYATFGGFIIICGAYILGKVFKDSVPWKVTSLINFVGLCLFLATGACILRDWSDIKTRGYWPPNTTRMDLIVTCGSLSIVTAALFILDLLVNVRLGARGEIE, encoded by the exons ATGAACATAg aaatctCTAAGGTTGATATGAGCAGTGCAGCCGAAGTCGGCACAATGGAATCACAAAAAGGAGGAAGCAGTTATTACGGATCATCGAGCCGTCATGGTCCAGTTTTACTAAAAGCACTTGAGTTG atcTTGGCAGCAATTTGCATCGGTTTGATCGACGACCCCGCCAACAATTCACGCGTCAGAATATTTTTGGCGCCACGAACAATCGCTCTCGGTTACGCCACATTCGGAGGCTTCATCATCATTTGCGGCGCTTACATTTTGGGAAAAGTGTTCAAGGATTC TGTTCCATGGAAAGTCACTTCCCTCATTAATTTCGTCGGATTGTGTCTCTTTTTGGCGACCGGTGCTTGCATCTTGCGCGATTGGTCCGACATTAAGACACGTGGCTACTGGCCACCGAACACCACAAG GATGGACTTGATTGTGACATGCGGCTCGCTGTCGATCGTCACAGCGGCACTTTTCATCCTGGATTTGCTGGTGAACGTGCGATTGGGAGCCCGCGGCGAAATTGAATAA
- the LOC134828131 gene encoding uncharacterized protein LOC134828131 isoform X3, with translation MSSAAEVGTMESQKGGSSYYGSSSRHGPVLLKALELILAAICIGLIDDPANNSRVRIFLAPRTIALGYATFGGFIIICGAYILGKVFKDSVPWKVTSLINFVGLCLFLATGACILRDWSDIKTRGYWPPNTTRYSYFMMDLIVTCGSLSIVTAALFILDLLVNVRLGARGEIE, from the exons ATGAGCAGTGCAGCCGAAGTCGGCACAATGGAATCACAAAAAGGAGGAAGCAGTTATTACGGATCATCGAGCCGTCATGGTCCAGTTTTACTAAAAGCACTTGAGTTG atcTTGGCAGCAATTTGCATCGGTTTGATCGACGACCCCGCCAACAATTCACGCGTCAGAATATTTTTGGCGCCACGAACAATCGCTCTCGGTTACGCCACATTCGGAGGCTTCATCATCATTTGCGGCGCTTACATTTTGGGAAAAGTGTTCAAGGATTC TGTTCCATGGAAAGTCACTTCCCTCATTAATTTCGTCGGATTGTGTCTCTTTTTGGCGACCGGTGCTTGCATCTTGCGCGATTGGTCCGACATTAAGACACGTGGCTACTGGCCACCGAACACCACAAGGTACTCCTATTTCAT GATGGACTTGATTGTGACATGCGGCTCGCTGTCGATCGTCACAGCGGCACTTTTCATCCTGGATTTGCTGGTGAACGTGCGATTGGGAGCCCGCGGCGAAATTGAATAA